The genomic interval GTTAAAGAGTTCAGGAAAGTTTCTCAGATTCCTGTTGTAATGATTACTACTGAAGGCGGGCAAAAAGAGGTTCTTGAAGCAATGAAGTCAGGAGTGACGGATTATATCGTAAAACCGTTTACGCCGTCAATTCTCGTTAGCAAGTTAGAGTCTCTTATGAAAAAATAAGAGATTAATGAAAAAAGATTGGAGATTCAACTATGAGTGACAATATTGTAGCAAATCAGAACCTCATTCAGGATTTTATCGATGCCACCGGGAAGGTTCTGTCGACCATGGCCTCATTCGATGTTAAAGCGACCGAGGCGCGGGAAATTAACGGTAATGGTAACAGCCAAGATGTAACGGTCTGTTTTGATATCACCGCTGTGCTTGGTTTTTCAGGTGGCCGTAAAGGGTCGCTTTTGGTTTCATTTCCCCGAAACATTGCTTTTAGGACAGTTGGCGGAATGCTCGGCATTGAATTTACTGAAATTGACTCCGATGTCAGAGACGGGGTGAGTGAGCTGGTAAATATGATTGCCGGTGGCGCCAAAACCAAGCTTCAAGATAAAGGCATTGATTTTGAGCTTTCTATACCCAATACGATTATTGGATGGCAGCATAAAATCGCCGGAGGCGCTTCTACAACCAGAACGCGTGTTGATTTTGACTCGGACATTGGTAGTTTTTTTATTGAAGTATATTTAAAAGAGGACTACAAAGGAGTATGATTGACAGCCGTACAAAGGTCCTGATTGTGGACGATGACATAACCTCGCAGCGGATCATGGAGAAAATCATCCGCATATCAGTGGGAACGCAATCTTTTTCTTGCCGAAGATGGCTCAGAAGCTTTGAAAATTTATGCTGAAAGAGCTTCCCAGTTTAGTTATTTTAGACGTTGTGATGCCGTTCATGAAATACGTATACAAGTTCTGCAGACCATGCGCAAAAGCTCCAGGCTCGCCAAATGAATGTACTGGCATGTACAGCGGTTGATGATCATAAAATTGGCAAAGAAGTTTTAAAGTACGGTGTGCTTGACTACCTGATAAAGCCGGTTAATAAGGAAACACCAGTAGATAACTTAACCAAGCTGTTTAAGACAATTAATTAGTTTCTAATTGAAATGGCCCAGGACGTATTAAGTCAGAGCGAAATAGATGTTCTGCTAACCCAAACCCAACAAGTTGACGAGGAGGGTGGTGAAGAACAGCCAATAGCAGTAAAAGAAAAAGCTGTCTTCTCTTTTAATTTCCGCAAACAAAAGAAATTCAACAAGAGCCGGCTGGTTCTGCTGGAAAGCATTCACAAGAGGTTTTTGCGGAATTTTGAAATCACCATGACAAACCTCCTGAATCGACCCTTATTGACCACCCTGGCTGCTTCATCAGAGCTAACCTTTGGGGATTGCATGGAGTCCTTTTCCTCACCCACCTGTCTTTATGTCCTCAATATCAACGATGGTAAGGGCAAATTTTTATTGGAAATCGATCCCAATTTTGCATTTTATGTTATCGATAAAATTCTTGGCGGCGGTGCTAAGGATTCGACGACCATGGATCGCGAGTTAAGTCTGATTGAAGAAAGAATCATGCATCGGGTGGTAAGTCTGCTCAGATTGGATTTAAAAAATGCGTGGGATAGAGTGCAGTCTATGAACATAGAGCTTGATGGCTTTTATTCCCAACCTGATTATGTTCAAGTTATTGCAGGTAATGAAACGGTTATCATGGTTTCCATGGACGTGAGAAGCGGCGACAAAGTATTAGGGTACGTGAATCTTTGTTTGCCAACCACTTTCTTAGAATTACTGCTGCAAAAATATGAGATAACTGAAGATACACTACGCCGGCCTCCCGAACAATATAAAAGAGACCAGAAGGATATCGGGTACCAGGTCATGAAGTCGACATTGCCCATAAAAGCTGTTTTGGGTACCACAAATATGAAAGTTAAAGACTTATTAAATCTGGAAACCGGTGATGTTATTTACCTGCCTTCCGAACCGAATAGCGCCATCGATCTTTTTGTTGGAGAGCTGAATCTGTTTAAAGCCCTACCTGTGAAAAAAGAAAATACCCTTGCAGTAAAAATAGAGAAAATTATCAGCCAAAAGGTTTGAGTGATTGTTTTTTTTGATTCATCTCTTGTTTAGAAGCCCTCAGGCCAGCCTCATTTATTTTTCCCCTTTAACTTAGACCTAACCCGCTCGTTGGGGATTTTCTCTGCGCTTCTTTTTCATAGAATCCCCAAAGTCAATTATTTGGTGGCCAGGATACCCCATTTTTTCCCGTTATGTGTAGCACAGTGGCCTCTGCCACTATATGCATTGGATTTGCGGTGGCTGAGGCCCCGTCTACCCGGTTAAAGGATAAACGCAAAGTGTTGTGACGATGGTCAGTTTCCCCTCTTCTTCCCAAGCTCCCGCATGGGAAGGAGGTAGTGATAACCTGCATCCTATAAATTAAATTCATTTTGTTGTAGAAAAGCTTGACTTCAACTTCCAATTTGTTTACTTTGTTCTAAACAAAAGTAACAATGGCTTTTCTGTGAGATGACGAACGAAAAAATAGAAGAGAAGAAGAAACGCTTAGCTGATTCTGTAGGTGATTTTATAAGATATTGGGGGTTTAAGGAAGTTCACGGCAGGATTTGGGTTCATATCTATCTTTCCGATAATCCGATTACGGCGAAAGAGTTAACCAAAAAACTTGGCGTCACGAAGGGCCTGGTGAGTACGGCTCTCGCCGAACTCATTGCTTATCAGGTTGTTGAAAAAGTAAATGTGGGGGATGCGCGGTCGCCAGGTTACCAATCAAATACCGATTTAGTTCAGGTTATTAACAATATCCTCCGGAATCGCGAACTCAAACTCACGACGAAAATCAAGGAAGATAGTGAGGCGCTGGCCAAAGAAATGGTTGGCGCCGATGCGGAAATGTTAGACAAAATCAATAAATTGCAGGATATGACCCGATTTGCGGTGGATAGCTTACAAAAGCTCTTGAACAGCAAAGTCATATCCACTGAACGATTTATAAAAATAATGAGACTTATATCTTAGCCGGGAGGCGAAATCAGGAGGGAGAATCTTTTAGATGGTTTCAAAATTTCAATCAGCATTTGAAATTGAGGATGCTGCCCGCTCTTTAGAATTATTTTACCGGGCTGGTATTTTTAATCGGCTGCCAATGGCTGTTTGGCGTTGTCCAAACCGCCTGAACAAGAATCTTATCGTTGATCTTTCGGGTGACGCAGACCGGGAAGCCCTCAACTTGAATGTGCTTAAGCAAGGGTTTGTATTCTCTCCATTTACCAGCCGCGAAGAGAAATCTGCTTTTTTAATAAAGGCCAATCTTCATTTAAATGAAACATCTTGTATTTTTGATGACTTTTCTAATGGTCATATTGATGCTAATATTACTTCCAGCAAACTGCGGTTTGAATCTACTTTAAAAGAGTTAAACAAGACCGGTTTTTATCAGGAGCATGCTAGAAATTGGTACAATCGAAATTCGTCAAATCCTTCAGTTCCTGCTACAAAAGAGCAGGAATTTTGCAATTGGGTTGAAGTGGCAATAGAACAAATTAGAAAAGGAGAGTTCCGAAAAGTGGTTCTTTCCCGAACTCATGAGGTCCTACTGAAAAACGATTTTTCTGCCTTAGGCTTATTTCATAAGCTGTGTGTCGAATACCCGACTGCTCTTGTTTCTCTTGTTGCCATACCCGGAAATGGGACCTGGGTAGGGGCCACTCCGGAGCTGCTGTTAAGTTTAGATAATCAGGAACTAACGACCGTGGCTTTGGCCGGCACCCAACCCGTTAAATCAAACCGAAACATTCAGGCTTCTAAATGGGGGAAGAAGGAAATTGTCGAACAAGAAATTGTCAGTGAATATATTCGCGACTGTTTCAAGCAGCAGAATATAAACGATTTTTCTGAGCACGGACCTGAAACAGTCAAAATTGGAAACATATTGCACTTGCAAACAAAATTTATTTGGAAAATTTCCCGGCACAATGAGGTGAATTTGGTAAATCGTTTGCTAAGCTCACTACATCCAACTCCGGCAGTTTGCGGTGTTGCCAAAAGAGCTGCCATGCAGTTTATCGAAAAAACAGAACCCCATGAGCGGGAATTTTACGCCGGCATTCTGGGCCCTGTAAATATTAAAAATCAATCCCGCTTATTTGCTAATTTAAGATGCCTGCAGCTGCAAAATCGTTCCGCAATTTTATATGCCGGCGGCGGCATCACCATCGATTCGATACCGAAACAAGAGTGGCTGGAAACCGAACTTAAATTAAATGCGCTTTTGAAGTTTATTGAGAAACCGAATGGATTCCCCTTGTCTGAAATGGCCGACTCTGCTCGAAGTCTTGAGGGTACGTTTGGATGACCGAGTTTAAGCGTAGCATCGTCAACATCGCTGAAATTTGCTCCCAAAAAAAAATTTCCGATATCATAGTCTCACCCGGTTCCCGTTCCGCCCCCCTCACTCTCGCATTTTTAAGACATCCAAAATTAAAATGCCGGACGATTGTGGATGAGCGCTCAGCTGCTTTTATTGCTTTAGGCTTAGCCCAGCAGACCCAAAAACCGGTCGGCCTCGTTTGCACCTCCGGCACTGCCGGGTTAAATTATGGTCCGGCTGTGGCCGAAGCTTACTACCAGAAAATTCCTCTTTTGATTTTCACTGCCGATAGACCCCCCGAGTGGATCGACCAAAACGACGGCCAAACAATCGATCAAAGAGAGATGTACGGCAAACGTTGCCGCGGATATTTTGAGCTTCCAGTGGATGACACACATCCGGATGCCAAATGGTATTGCGAGAGAATCACCTCAGAGGCCATTAATAAAAGTTTATGGCCAACTCCCGGTCCGGTTCAGGTTAATGTTCCCCTTCGAGAACCACTCTATCCCAAGTCGGATTTTAAGTACCAAAGCGATGCCAAAATCATTTCTCATCTGCCCGCACAAAATGTGCTGCTCAAAAACACCTGGAATGAGATTGCGTCAGTCTGGGCCGAGTCAAATAAAATTCTGATAGTGGCGGGAATGCATTCACCAAATTCAGGTTTAATTGAAAGCTTATCAACGATTCAAAAAATCGACAAAGTTACGTTTCTTTGTGACGTGACTTCAAATTTGCAGCAAGCGGAAAAGGTTTACTATTATGATTCTTTTTTGGGAACTGAAAATGAAGAAATG from candidate division KSB1 bacterium carries:
- a CDS encoding chemotaxis protein CheX, whose translation is MSDNIVANQNLIQDFIDATGKVLSTMASFDVKATEAREINGNGNSQDVTVCFDITAVLGFSGGRKGSLLVSFPRNIAFRTVGGMLGIEFTEIDSDVRDGVSELVNMIAGGAKTKLQDKGIDFELSIPNTIIGWQHKIAGGASTTRTRVDFDSDIGSFFIEVYLKEDYKGV
- the fliM gene encoding flagellar motor switch protein FliM; this translates as MAQDVLSQSEIDVLLTQTQQVDEEGGEEQPIAVKEKAVFSFNFRKQKKFNKSRLVLLESIHKRFLRNFEITMTNLLNRPLLTTLAASSELTFGDCMESFSSPTCLYVLNINDGKGKFLLEIDPNFAFYVIDKILGGGAKDSTTMDRELSLIEERIMHRVVSLLRLDLKNAWDRVQSMNIELDGFYSQPDYVQVIAGNETVIMVSMDVRSGDKVLGYVNLCLPTTFLELLLQKYEITEDTLRRPPEQYKRDQKDIGYQVMKSTLPIKAVLGTTNMKVKDLLNLETGDVIYLPSEPNSAIDLFVGELNLFKALPVKKENTLAVKIEKIISQKV
- a CDS encoding isochorismate synthase; this translates as MVSKFQSAFEIEDAARSLELFYRAGIFNRLPMAVWRCPNRLNKNLIVDLSGDADREALNLNVLKQGFVFSPFTSREEKSAFLIKANLHLNETSCIFDDFSNGHIDANITSSKLRFESTLKELNKTGFYQEHARNWYNRNSSNPSVPATKEQEFCNWVEVAIEQIRKGEFRKVVLSRTHEVLLKNDFSALGLFHKLCVEYPTALVSLVAIPGNGTWVGATPELLLSLDNQELTTVALAGTQPVKSNRNIQASKWGKKEIVEQEIVSEYIRDCFKQQNINDFSEHGPETVKIGNILHLQTKFIWKISRHNEVNLVNRLLSSLHPTPAVCGVAKRAAMQFIEKTEPHEREFYAGILGPVNIKNQSRLFANLRCLQLQNRSAILYAGGGITIDSIPKQEWLETELKLNALLKFIEKPNGFPLSEMADSARSLEGTFG